GCAGATCAACGCCGTCTTCGACAAGATCGAGGACCTGCGCTTCGTCCTGGAGCGCACGCAAGGCGGCGCGGGCCAGGAATTGTCGATCGGCTCGGTGCCGTCGATCTCGCACGTGATGGTGCCCCGCGCGATCGAGCGGGTGCGGGCGGCCTATCCGCACCTCGTCATCGACATCAACATCCTCAAGCTCGAGGAGGCGATCGACTACCTGCTGCTGGGCAAGGGCGAGGTGGTGGCGATGAGCTACCGCCTCGATCACCCGGCCCTGACCTTCGAGCCGCTCGCCCGCGGCGGCCTGTTCTGCATCGTGCCGCTCGACCATCCGCTCGCGGGCCGCTCCTCGATCTCGGCCGAGGAGATCGTGCGCCATCCCCTGATCGGCATCGACCCGAACGACCCCTACGGCCGGATCATGTCCGACATTTTTCGCGCCCGCGGCCTGTCATACGGGATCACCATCCGGGCCCGGTTCGGCTCGACGGTGTGCTCGCTGGTGCGGGCGGGCCTCGGCATCGCGGTGATCGACCAGTTCACCATCGCGTACGACGCCGTCCCGGGCATCCGCGTGCTGCCGATCGA
This sequence is a window from Methylobacterium sp. SyP6R. Protein-coding genes within it:
- a CDS encoding LysR family transcriptional regulator, with the translated sequence MLTLRQIEVARAVMVTGTIAGAARLLNVSAPGISRLMKYTEASLGFRLFDRRGGRLVPSEQARHVFAQINAVFDKIEDLRFVLERTQGGAGQELSIGSVPSISHVMVPRAIERVRAAYPHLVIDINILKLEEAIDYLLLGKGEVVAMSYRLDHPALTFEPLARGGLFCIVPLDHPLAGRSSISAEEIVRHPLIGIDPNDPYGRIMSDIFRARGLSYGITIRARFGSTVCSLVRAGLGIAVIDQFTIAYDAVPGIRVLPIEEGPVFETWIAMKAGTALSMFAGSFVRFLREEMARPGQVRPGP